The Amphiura filiformis chromosome 12, Afil_fr2py, whole genome shotgun sequence genome includes a region encoding these proteins:
- the LOC140165655 gene encoding uncharacterized protein, whose protein sequence is MPNSGYHGLINEHYYGSDKQTIFPLGTKYGIKNLPNPAYWDAYIDRPDLMMISAVSREPRNKYSRHLNFTTTPEADNESLRVALATLRTRGPTGGSPKDGQHIKGGVKTNSVAPFSTLAKPTCGFFFSRETDNKKRRTGIPPADLVKWRYYVK, encoded by the coding sequence ATGCCGAATTCCGGGTACCACGGCCTCATTAATGAGCATTACTATGGAAGTGATAAGCAAACCATATTTCCACTAGGAACCAAATATGGCATCAAAAACTTGCCAAATCCGGCGTATTGGGATGCTTACATCGACCGCCCTGATTTAATGATGATTTCAGCAGTGTCTCGAGAACCTCGCAACAAGTATTCTCGACATTTGAACTTCACCACCACGCCTGAAGCAGACAATGAGAGTCTCCGTGTGGCTTTAGCAACTCTTCGAACCAGAGGACCAACTGGTGGATCACCAAAGGATGGTCAACATATCAAGGGTGGTGTTAAAACCAATTCTGTCGCACCGTTTTCAACACTAGCCAAACcaacgtgtggatttttcttttcACGAGAAACGGACAACAAGAAACGTCGTACAGGAATTCCACCTGCGGATCTTGTAAAATGGAGATATTACGTGAAGTAA
- the LOC140165660 gene encoding UDP-glucuronosyltransferase 2A1-like — protein sequence MAHNFTQCLLVFIVWNILYLQTISTSNILVVPMESDGSHYFVMKSIADELVSRGHHVTMLLNGIYKDKVTAKSSPGIQMEFFKSNFTLQDHEDFLTGMTNAGLRGEYFSYFMENLDEFMARTVADCHNILYDVAFMSRLKNSNFQVALVDFGFECPLLQLLKRDIGLPYIAVSALLALPSYMMISNRKPYNPAYMPELMIGSFDHKMFFYDRLINTLLGLLLNIMTVAIDHPLEETFSQFGIPNELLRHADADLWLMNTHFAFDFPRPFLPNSKPVGGLTTQPAKSLTKDLEEFVHSSGEHGVVLFSMGSYAKGVNADIAAMFAGAFAQIPEKVIWKLNGQPSATLSDNIKVMDWVPQNDLLAHSQVKAFVTHCGMNGVWEAVYHGVPMVAIPLFGDQPDNAQRIESRGIGVRVDVTTLTSDLLTQAIRIVIDEPSYKTNAKKLSALFRDTPRTPVQQAADWSEYIIRHGDARHLRSAALDLNLIQYFLLDVLLCLCLGVLMFSIIMFCFCRICFKGCSKVCARGTKVKTQ from the exons ATGGCACATAACTTTACACAATGCTTACTCGTTTTTATTGTATGGAACATATTGTATTTACAGACAATATCTACAAGTAACATTCTCGTAGTTCCTATGGAAAGTGACGGAAGTCATTATTTCGTAATGAAATCCATTGCCGATGAACTAGTAAGTCGCGGACACCATGTAACAATGCTTCTGAACGGGATTTATAAAGACAAAGTAACGGCCAAGTCAAGCCCTGGAATCCAGATGGAATTCTTTAAATCAAACTTCACTCTTCAGGACCATGAAGATTTCTTAACAGGAATGACCAACGCAGGATTACGTGGtgaatatttttcatattttatggaAAATTTGGACGAATTCATGGCGAGAACCGTTGCAGATTGTCATAATATTCTATATGATGTGGCTTTTATGTCGAGACTTAAAAACTCAAACTTTCAAGTCGCACTTGTTGATTTTGGATTTGAATGTCCTTTACTGCAATTACTTAAGCGCGATATTGGACTACCGTACATAGCTGTATCTGCACTTTTGGCTTTACCTTCTTATATGATGATTAGCAACCGGAAGCCATATAATCCGGCATATATGCCAGAGCTTATGATAGGCAGTTTTGATCATAAGATGTTCTTTTATGACCGACTTATTAACACTTTATTGGGCCTGCTACTCAACATTATGACTGTAGCGATAGACCATCCACTTGAGGAGACTTTCTCCCAGTTTGGTATTCCCAATGAACTATTGCGTCATGCTGATGCAGACCTCTGGCTCATGAATACTCACTTTGCGTTTGATTTTCCAAGACCGTTTCTTCCAAACTCAAAACCAGTTGGAGGATTAACAACACAACCAGCCAAATCACTAACTAAA gaTTTAGAAGAATTCGTCCATAGCTCGGGTGAACACGGTGTCGTCCTGTTTTCCATGGGTTCGTACGCCAAAGGCGTCAACGCAGACATTGCAGCTATGTTTGCAGGAGCCTTCGCACAGATACCAGAGAAGGTTATCTGGAAGCTTAATGGTCAACCATCGGCAACTCTTAGCGACAATATTAAGGTCATGGATTGGGTTCCACAGAATGATCTACTCG CTCATTCTCAAGTGAAAGCCTTCGTCACTCACTGTGGTATGAATGGGGTCTGGGAAGCAGTCTACCATGGGGTCCCAATGGTCGCAATACCCTTATTTGGTGACCAACCAGACAATGCTCAACGAATTGAGTCACGTGGGATAGGGGTTCGAGTAGATGTCACGACTCTAACTAGCGATCTGCTGACGCAAGCAATACGTATCGTCATTGATGAACCAAG CTACAAGACAAACGCCAAGAAGTTATCAGCACTGTTTCGAGACACCCCTCGCACTCCCGTACAACAAGCAGCTGATTGGTCAGAATACATCATACGTCATGGTGACGCAAGACACTTACGATCGGCTGCGTTAGATTTGAATCTAATCCAGTATTTTCTTCTTGACGTACTTCTATGTTTGTGCCTTGGAGTTTTGATGTTTTCTATTATCATGTTTTGCTTTTGTAGGATATGTTTTAAAGGATGTAGTAAAGTTTGTGCACGAGGTACTAAAGTAAAAACACAATAA
- the LOC140165484 gene encoding thyrotropin-releasing hormone receptor-like produces the protein MDSSPREQLQSNCADYRVLNLTNELEASAWLWGPLEDLFFTVVLPCIMLIGFVGNVSFLLAVIRVRDMQTITNAYLANVAFADFLFVVYSCAIYLSTYLLTPVRNDVPYRSNVGCICSFGMIYLTYFASLNLITFVTVERYFAVCRPFQHLMVSGKSRTIKFIIASWVIGIIFIALIIPRHAGYFTFCVNWPKQEEYLSFPKLIQFCDTIHPDVYILSEACQTGPFFIAMIINLYMYTRIITTLNNRPAAKSESSQHSDHADAQQKQTTRVRNQVARLLIINGTIFFLSQFPYRILSINNILQQAIGIGFLDRQQYGMFLVISRCLILINSCANPMVYVTTSEFYRKGFKMAFECKNKTLSTNSSHAKSMIASISSQRGDN, from the coding sequence ATGGATTCCTCTCCGCGAGAACAGCTTCAAAGTAATTGTGCAGACTACCGAGTCTTAAACCTCACAAATGAATTGGAAGCTTCGGCATGGTTATGGGGCCCATTGGAAGATCTCTTCTTCACGGTGGTTCTCCCATGCATCATGTTGATTGGGTTCGTTGGTAACGTTTCCTTTCTCCTTGCTGTAATTCGCGTACGCGACATGCAAACCATCACTAACGCGTACTTGGCTAACGTCGCTTTTGCCGATTTTCTTTTTGTGGTTTATTCGTGTGCTATCTATTTAAGCACCTATCTTTTGACTCCGGTTAGAAACGACGTTCCCTATCGATCAAATGTTGGTTGTATCTGCAGTTTTGGAATGATCTATTTGACATATTTTGCGTCACTGAATCTGATAACTTTCGTAACGGTTGAGCGTTATTTTGCTGTTTGCAGACCCTTCCAACACCTCATGGTCAGCGGGAAAAGTCGGACAATTAAATTCATTATCGCGTCCTGGGTTATTGGTATCATTTTCATCGCATTAATTATACCTCGCCATGCaggatatttcacattttgcGTTAATTGGCCAAAACAAGAAGAGTACCTTTCGTTTCCAAAACTTATTCAGTTTTGCGATACAATCCATCCTGATGTTTACATTCTAAGTGAAGCTTGCCAAACAGGTCCTTTCTTTATTGCCATGATAATtaacttgtacatgtacacacgaATCATCACAACTTTGAACAACAGACCAGCAGCAAAATCAGAAAGTTCTCAACACTCTGATCATGCCGATGCGCAGCAAAAACAGACAACCCGAGTCCGAAACCAAGTAGCTCGGCTTCTTATCATCAATGGAACTATATTTTTTCTAAGTCAATTTCCGTACAGAATCTTATCGATAAACAACATCTTACAGCAAGCAATTGGCATAGGTTTTCTTGACCGACAGCAATATGGTATGTTCTTAGTGATCTCGCGATGTCTTATTCTGATCAACTCTTGTGCCAATCCAATGGTGTATGTTACAACCAGCGAGTTCTATCGCAAAGGGTTTAAGATGGCATTTGAGTGTAAGAACAAAACTTTGTCTACTAACTCCAGCCACGCTAAATCAATGATTGCTTCAATATCTAGTCAGAGAGGAGACAATTGA